The Sphingomonas sp. NBWT7 nucleotide sequence GACTGCGCTCGCCGATCCAGCACTGGTTGAGACGCTGACCGGCGGCGCGGCGCCCGACGGCTGGGCGGTGCACGCCGGCGGCCGATCGATCCTCGACGCGGTCGAGCAGGCGCTCGGCCTGCCGGGCGACGCGCTCGACCATTCGCGCGCGGTGCTGGCGGCGAACGGCAACATGTCGTCGGCCACGCTGATGTTCGTCCTCGCGCGGGTGCTTGCCGGCCCACCGGTCGGTCATGGCGTCGCGCTCGCCTTCGGGCCGGGGCTGGCGGCGGAAGGTTTCGGTTTCCGGAGCGCGCCGTGAGCCTCGCGGTGCGCGCCGAGGCCGAGGAGCTGATGGACGCCGACGACCTCGATCCCAAGGTCTACGCTGCCGTCGTCGCCGATCTCGCCAAGGTCAACGTCGTCACGCTCGCCGCGCGTCCGACGCTCGGCTTCCTCGCGCGGATGACGGCGAAGGGCGGCCATTACCGCCTGCTCGACGTCGGCTTCGGCGATGGCGACATGCTGCGCCGGATCGCGCGCTGGGGCGCCCGCCACGGGCGCAGCTTCGACCTCGTCGGGGTCGATCTCAATCCGCGCAGTGCCGCCGCGGCGCGCCCGCATACGCCGCCCGCGATCCGCCTCGTCACCGGCGACTATGCCGATCTCGGTGGGGAACAGTGGGATTTCGTCATCTCCTGCCTGGTCGTGCAT carries:
- a CDS encoding methyltransferase domain-containing protein — its product is MSLAVRAEAEELMDADDLDPKVYAAVVADLAKVNVVTLAARPTLGFLARMTAKGGHYRLLDVGFGDGDMLRRIARWGARHGRSFDLVGVDLNPRSAAAARPHTPPAIRLVTGDYADLGGEQWDFVISCLVVHHMTRLQLFAFLRFMEAHARLGWLVNDLHRHGFAYRGYPLLARLARWHPIVRHDGTLSIARSYRPGEWPAILAEAGIEGAEIHRRFPFRLCVERQR